GTCGAACTGTGCCAGGCCCGCCTCGTGGGCAACGAATCGACCCATGTGCGTGAGTGTGCGACCGTCCTGTCGCCAGGCCGTCAGGCTGTTGCTGGTGAGGAGAAAGATCTGGCGCGTCATGTCAGGTGATCTTCCCGAGGATGTCGTAGATCGGGCCCAGCACCGACAGCATCACCCAACCCAGCAACAGACCCAGTATCACGGTGAGTACAGGCTCGATCAGGACCTGCACCTTCTCGATGGATTCGCGTACATCGCGATTGTAGAAATAGCTGACATTGGCAAGTGCCGCGTCCAGCGCGCCGGTGTTCTCACCGACGCGCAGCATGCGCACCACCAGCGGTGGAAACAGGCCGGTGTTCTCGAAGGCATTGGTCAGCCCGACGCCGTCGCCGATCTGCCGCTGTACGCGCTGCAGCCCTTCTTCGATCATCTTGTTGTCGACCAGGTTCTCGGAGATGCGCAGGCCTTCGAGCACGGTGATGCCGGCGCCGAACATGAGCGCGAAATTGCTGGCAAAGCGTGCTAGCAGGATCTTGGCGTAGATGGGGCCGACCGGCCAGATACGCAGCTTGATACCATCCAGCCGGTACCGCACCCGGGCGTTCACCTTTGCCAGATGGCGCAGCCCGAAAAACAGTGCGGGCGGCGTCAGCAGGATCAGATACCAGTAGCCGATGACGAAATTCGAGACCACGATCAGCGCGCGGGTGTGCAGCGGTAGCACCTGCCCGACCGAGGCGATGAAGCTGGTCAGTTGCGGTACCAGGTAGATCATCATGAAGAACAGCACGCCCAGCACCACCGTGCCCACGAAGGCCGGATACATGACGATCTTCCTGGTGTGTGCGGCGAGTTCATCCTGCCACTTCAGCGACTCGGTGAGATTGCGCAGTACATCCGGCAGCATGCCGCTCTGCTCGCCGGCGCGCACCAGGCTGTGGAATACCTTGCTGAATATCACTGGAAAGCGCGCCAGCGCCTCTGACAAGGTCTTACCGCCCTCGATGTCCTCGATGAGTCCAGCGATCACCTCGCGGAAGCGCGGATTGACGACGCTGTCGCGGAGATCCGCCAGGCCCTCGAGGATCGGTACGCCGGCACGTGTGAGTTGTTCGAGATGAAAGCAGAAGGCGATCAGTTCCTGTCGTCCGACCTTGTTGCGGCCCAGGCGCCACTCGCTGCGGCTGGCCGGTCGGCAGCGGATCATCTCCAGGCCCATGCGCGACAGGCGGATTTCCAGATCCGAATCGTTGGCGGCCTCGATACGGCCGAACACGGTCTTG
This portion of the Gammaproteobacteria bacterium genome encodes:
- a CDS encoding type II secretion system F family protein, yielding MAAFEYKAINDHGKTVFGRIEAANDSDLEIRLSRMGLEMIRCRPASRSEWRLGRNKVGRQELIAFCFHLEQLTRAGVPILEGLADLRDSVVNPRFREVIAGLIEDIEGGKTLSEALARFPVIFSKVFHSLVRAGEQSGMLPDVLRNLTESLKWQDELAAHTRKIVMYPAFVGTVVLGVLFFMMIYLVPQLTSFIASVGQVLPLHTRALIVVSNFVIGYWYLILLTPPALFFGLRHLAKVNARVRYRLDGIKLRIWPVGPIYAKILLARFASNFALMFGAGITVLEGLRISENLVDNKMIEEGLQRVQRQIGDGVGLTNAFENTGLFPPLVVRMLRVGENTGALDAALANVSYFYNRDVRESIEKVQVLIEPVLTVILGLLLGWVMLSVLGPIYDILGKIT